A window of Bos taurus isolate L1 Dominette 01449 registration number 42190680 breed Hereford chromosome 19, ARS-UCD2.0, whole genome shotgun sequence contains these coding sequences:
- the SLC25A39 gene encoding mitochondrial glutathione transporter SLC25A39, with translation MADQDPGGISPLQQMVASGAGAVVTSLFMTPLDVVKVRLQSQRPSVASELMPPSRLWSLSYAKWKCLLYCNGVLEPLYLCPNGARCATWFQDPTRFTGTMDAFVKIVRHEGTRTLWSGLPATLVMTVPATAAYFTAYDQLKAFLCGRALTSDLYAPMVAGALARLGTVTVISPLELVRTKLQAQHLSYRELGTCVRAAVAQGGWRSLWLGWGPTALRDVPFSALYWFNYELVKSWLSGLRPKDQTSVGISFVAGGISGMVAATLTLPFDVVKTQRQVALGAVEALRVMPLNTDSTWLLLRRILAESGTRGLFAGFLPRIIKAAPSCAIMISTYEFGKNFFQRLNREQLLSP, from the exons ATGGCTGACCAGGACCCAGGGGGCATCAGCCCTCTCCAACAAATGGTGGCATCCGGCGCGGGGGCTGTGGTCACCTCCCTCTTCA TGACCCCCCTGGATGTGGTGAAGGTACGCTTGCAGTCTCAGCGCCCCTCAGTGGCCAGTG AGCTAATGCCTCCCTCCAGACTATGGAGCCTCTCCTACGCCAAAT GGAAGTGCCTCCTGTACTGCAATGGTGTCCTAGAGCCCCTCTACCTGTGCCCAAATGGTGCCCGCTGTGCcacctggtttcaggaccccACTCGCTTCACTGGTACCATG GATGCTTTTGTGAAGATTGTGCGACATGAGGGTACCAGGACCCTGTGGAGCGGCCTCCCAGCCACCCT GGTGATGACTGTGCCAGCCACTGCCGCCTACTTCACCGCCTATGACCAACTCAAGGCCTTCCTGTGTGGTCGAgccctgacctctgacctctaCGCTCCCATGGTGGCTGGCGCACTGGCCCGCC TGGGCACCGTGACTGTGATCAGCCCCCTAGAGCTGGTGCGGACAAAGCTGCAGGCTCAGCATCTATCATACCGGGAGCTGGGCACCTGTGTCCGAGCAGCTGTGGCTCAGGGTGGCTGGCGCTCACTCTGGCTGGGCTGGGGTCCCACTGCCCTTCGGGATGTGCCCTTCTCAG CTCTGTACTGGTTCAACTATGAGCTGGTGAAGAGCTGGCTGAGCGGGCTCAGGCCAAAGGACCAGACCTCCGTGGGCATCAGCTTTGTCGCTGGCGGCATCTCAGGGATG GTGGCGGCCACCCTGACTCTACCCTTCGACGTGGTGAAGACTCAACGCCAGGTCGCACTAGGAGCAGTGGAGGCTCTGAGAG TGATGCCCCTGAACACCGACTCCACTTGGCTGCTGCTACGGAGGATCCTGGCTGAGTCAGGCACCAGGGGCCTCTTTGCAG GCTTCCTCCCGAGGATCATCAAGGCCGCCCCTTCCTGCGCCATCATGATCAGCACTTATGAGTTCGGCAAAAACTTCTTCCAGAGGCTCAACAGGGAACAGCTTCTGAGCCCTTGA
- the SLC25A39 gene encoding mitochondrial glutathione transporter SLC25A39 isoform X1 gives MADQDPGGISPLQQMVASGAGAVVTSLFMTPLDVVKVRLQSQRPSVASELMPPSRLWSLSYAKLPSSLRSTGKCLLYCNGVLEPLYLCPNGARCATWFQDPTRFTGTMDAFVKIVRHEGTRTLWSGLPATLVMTVPATAAYFTAYDQLKAFLCGRALTSDLYAPMVAGALARLGTVTVISPLELVRTKLQAQHLSYRELGTCVRAAVAQGGWRSLWLGWGPTALRDVPFSALYWFNYELVKSWLSGLRPKDQTSVGISFVAGGISGMVAATLTLPFDVVKTQRQVALGAVEALRVMPLNTDSTWLLLRRILAESGTRGLFAGFLPRIIKAAPSCAIMISTYEFGKNFFQRLNREQLLSP, from the exons ATGGCTGACCAGGACCCAGGGGGCATCAGCCCTCTCCAACAAATGGTGGCATCCGGCGCGGGGGCTGTGGTCACCTCCCTCTTCA TGACCCCCCTGGATGTGGTGAAGGTACGCTTGCAGTCTCAGCGCCCCTCAGTGGCCAGTG AGCTAATGCCTCCCTCCAGACTATGGAGCCTCTCCTACGCCAAAT tgCCCTCCTCTCTCCGATCCACAGGGAAGTGCCTCCTGTACTGCAATGGTGTCCTAGAGCCCCTCTACCTGTGCCCAAATGGTGCCCGCTGTGCcacctggtttcaggaccccACTCGCTTCACTGGTACCATG GATGCTTTTGTGAAGATTGTGCGACATGAGGGTACCAGGACCCTGTGGAGCGGCCTCCCAGCCACCCT GGTGATGACTGTGCCAGCCACTGCCGCCTACTTCACCGCCTATGACCAACTCAAGGCCTTCCTGTGTGGTCGAgccctgacctctgacctctaCGCTCCCATGGTGGCTGGCGCACTGGCCCGCC TGGGCACCGTGACTGTGATCAGCCCCCTAGAGCTGGTGCGGACAAAGCTGCAGGCTCAGCATCTATCATACCGGGAGCTGGGCACCTGTGTCCGAGCAGCTGTGGCTCAGGGTGGCTGGCGCTCACTCTGGCTGGGCTGGGGTCCCACTGCCCTTCGGGATGTGCCCTTCTCAG CTCTGTACTGGTTCAACTATGAGCTGGTGAAGAGCTGGCTGAGCGGGCTCAGGCCAAAGGACCAGACCTCCGTGGGCATCAGCTTTGTCGCTGGCGGCATCTCAGGGATG GTGGCGGCCACCCTGACTCTACCCTTCGACGTGGTGAAGACTCAACGCCAGGTCGCACTAGGAGCAGTGGAGGCTCTGAGAG TGATGCCCCTGAACACCGACTCCACTTGGCTGCTGCTACGGAGGATCCTGGCTGAGTCAGGCACCAGGGGCCTCTTTGCAG GCTTCCTCCCGAGGATCATCAAGGCCGCCCCTTCCTGCGCCATCATGATCAGCACTTATGAGTTCGGCAAAAACTTCTTCCAGAGGCTCAACAGGGAACAGCTTCTGAGCCCTTGA